Proteins encoded by one window of Candidatus Sumerlaea chitinivorans:
- a CDS encoding Cold shock protein CspA, giving the protein MPNGTVKWFNDAKGYGFITQANGPDLFVHHTSIVGSGFRSLSEGDQVTFEVTQGPKGPQATNVRKLNG; this is encoded by the coding sequence ATGCCTAACGGAACCGTCAAATGGTTCAACGATGCCAAAGGCTATGGGTTTATCACTCAGGCCAATGGTCCCGACCTTTTTGTCCACCACACCTCGATCGTAGGGTCCGGCTTCCGGAGCCTAAGCGAGGGTGACCAGGTCACCTTCGAAGTGACCCAAGGGCCAAAGGGTCCTCAGGCCACGAACGTTCGCAAGCTCAACGGGTAA
- a CDS encoding Peptide chain release factor 2, with protein sequence MVEPWEKLEREVDEALEMALLLRDEPDEAMAEELAQQTAALERQLEELEFRNMLSDPDDVASCYLHIHPGAGGTESCDWASMLLRMYTRWAERHGYKVSLVDIQPGDEAGIDRATLFIEGEYAYGYLKAENGVHRLVRISPFDANKRRHTSFASVYAYPDVEDDVEVEINEKDLKIETFRAGGRGGQHVNVTDSAVRITHLPTKIVVSCQNERSQHQNKAVAMKILRARLYQYYKEQREAELAAKEGEKLDIAWGSQIRSYVFQPYQLVKDLRTGVETSNIEAVMDGEIDMFIEAWLRQQMGKKTQTSA encoded by the coding sequence TTGGTCGAGCCTTGGGAAAAGCTCGAGCGCGAAGTCGACGAAGCCTTAGAAATGGCCCTCCTGCTTCGCGACGAGCCCGACGAAGCCATGGCCGAAGAACTTGCCCAGCAGACCGCTGCCCTCGAGCGCCAGCTCGAAGAACTCGAATTTCGCAACATGCTGAGCGACCCCGACGACGTCGCAAGCTGCTACCTGCACATTCACCCCGGAGCCGGCGGCACCGAAAGCTGCGACTGGGCCAGCATGCTTCTGCGCATGTATACGCGCTGGGCCGAGCGCCATGGCTATAAGGTGTCGCTTGTGGATATCCAGCCGGGCGACGAAGCGGGCATCGACCGCGCAACACTCTTTATCGAAGGCGAGTACGCCTACGGCTACCTAAAGGCGGAAAACGGCGTGCATCGCCTCGTGCGAATCTCCCCATTCGACGCGAACAAGCGGCGGCATACTTCGTTTGCCTCGGTCTACGCCTACCCAGATGTCGAGGACGACGTGGAAGTCGAGATCAACGAGAAGGACCTGAAGATCGAGACTTTCCGCGCGGGTGGGCGCGGCGGCCAGCACGTCAACGTCACCGACAGCGCGGTGCGCATCACCCACCTACCCACGAAAATCGTGGTGAGCTGCCAAAACGAGCGCAGCCAACACCAGAACAAAGCCGTGGCGATGAAAATCCTCCGCGCGCGTCTCTATCAGTACTATAAGGAGCAACGCGAGGCTGAGCTCGCCGCCAAGGAAGGCGAAAAACTCGATATCGCGTGGGGCTCGCAGATCCGCTCCTACGTCTTTCAGCCCTACCAGCTCGTGAAGGACCTGCGCACAGGCGTGGAGACCAGCAATATCGAAGCAGTGATGGACGGGGAGATTGACATGTTCATCGAAGCGTGGCTCCGGCAGCAAATGGGCAAGAAAACCCAAACCAGCGCTTGA